The Flavobacterium commune genome contains a region encoding:
- a CDS encoding inorganic diphosphatase, producing MTADKINTFDVLIEIPRGSRNKYEYDFEIKRMRFDRMLFSSMMYPADYGFIPETLALDGDPLDVLVLVNEPTFPGCVMEVKPIGVFHMADDKGPDEKIVCVPVSDPIWNKLNDLSDVNPHLLKEIEHFFQVYKDLENKQVDVEGWGDLSEAKAIIKECTDRFNAIENKPEGLFSIK from the coding sequence ATGACTGCAGACAAAATAAACACTTTCGATGTGTTAATCGAAATTCCAAGAGGAAGTAGAAACAAATACGAATACGATTTTGAAATCAAAAGAATGCGTTTTGACAGAATGTTATTCTCTTCAATGATGTATCCTGCTGATTACGGATTTATTCCTGAAACTTTAGCTCTTGACGGAGATCCATTGGACGTATTGGTTTTAGTAAACGAACCAACTTTCCCTGGATGTGTTATGGAAGTAAAACCAATTGGTGTTTTCCACATGGCAGATGATAAAGGACCGGATGAGAAAATTGTTTGTGTACCGGTTTCTGATCCAATTTGGAATAAATTAAATGATTTATCAGACGTTAATCCACACTTATTAAAAGAAATCGAGCATTTCTTCCAGGTTTACAAAGATCTTGAAAACAAACAAGTAGATGTTGAAGGATGGGGAGATTTGAGTGAAGCAAAAGCAATCATCAAAGAGTGTACTGATCGTTTTAATGCCATTGAAAACAAGCCTGAAGGGTTATTTAGCATTAAATAA
- a CDS encoding pyruvate dehydrogenase complex E1 component subunit beta — protein sequence MRTIQFREAICEAMSEEMRHDESIYLMGEEVAEYNGAYKASKGMLAEFGEKRVIDTPIAELGFTGIAVGSAMNGCRPIVEYMTFNFCLVGIDQIINNAAKMRQMTGGQFNVPIVFRGPTASAGQLGATHSQALENWFANTPGLKVIVPSTPYDAKGLLKSAIRDNDPVIFMESEQMYGDKGEVPDGEYVIPIGVADVKREGTDVTIVSFGKIIKEAFIAADELAKEGISCEVIDLRTVRPMDNEAILKSVKKTNRLVILEEAWPFASISSEITYIVQEQAFDFLDAPIQRITTADAPAPYSPVLLKDWLPNAADVVKAVKKVMYK from the coding sequence ATGAGAACAATACAATTTAGAGAGGCCATTTGCGAAGCGATGAGCGAAGAAATGCGTCACGATGAATCCATATATTTAATGGGCGAAGAAGTTGCAGAATACAACGGAGCATACAAAGCTTCAAAAGGAATGCTGGCTGAATTTGGCGAAAAAAGAGTAATTGATACTCCAATTGCTGAGCTTGGTTTTACAGGAATTGCAGTAGGATCTGCTATGAACGGTTGTCGTCCTATTGTAGAATACATGACTTTCAACTTCTGTTTAGTTGGTATTGATCAAATTATAAATAATGCTGCTAAAATGCGTCAAATGACAGGAGGACAATTTAATGTGCCTATCGTTTTTCGTGGACCAACTGCTTCTGCAGGTCAATTAGGAGCTACTCACTCACAGGCTTTAGAAAACTGGTTTGCTAATACTCCAGGATTAAAAGTGATTGTACCTTCTACTCCTTATGATGCTAAAGGACTTTTGAAATCAGCTATTCGCGATAATGATCCTGTAATTTTCATGGAATCTGAGCAAATGTATGGTGATAAAGGTGAAGTGCCAGACGGAGAATATGTAATTCCTATTGGAGTTGCTGATGTTAAAAGAGAAGGAACTGATGTAACAATTGTTTCTTTTGGAAAAATCATCAAAGAAGCTTTTATTGCTGCTGATGAATTAGCTAAGGAAGGAATTTCTTGTGAAGTTATCGATTTAAGAACGGTTCGTCCAATGGATAACGAAGCGATTTTAAAATCAGTTAAGAAAACAAATCGTTTGGTAATTCTTGAAGAAGCTTGGCCATTTGCAAGTATTTCTTCTGAGATTACTTATATTGTACAAGAACAAGCTTTTGATTTCCTTGATGCACCAATTCAAAGAATTACAACTGCCGATGCTCCGGCACCTTACTCTCCGGTATTGTTGAAAGATTGGTTGCCAAACGCAGCTGATGTTGTGAAAGCAGTAAAGAAAGTAATGTATAAATAA
- a CDS encoding DUF5686 and carboxypeptidase-like regulatory domain-containing protein, producing MNKKYLFLALFFVLSVFSTLFAQTKVSGIVVDKSNQPVPFANVVFKGSNMGVMSNEDGRFYIESPATYTVLIVTSVGFSDTEITLDKAVNYNFKVLLKDVEELKEVVIYSGKTSKKNNPALDILRKIWERKRKNGLYQFDQYQMEKYEKVEFDMNTIDSAFMKNKIFKGMEFVFNHIDTSRVTGKTYLPIFINESLMDVYGNNKINKVKEKLKANKNSGFSDNQQILSFIKDLYSNYDIYNNHLTFFDKSFTSPLSKTGIDVYSYVLRDSAFIDKKWCYNILFYPRRKNELTFKGDFWVNDTTFAIKKINMAVTKSANINWVKDIYIEQEFEVQNDSVFLLTRDHMMSDFALNKKDESKGVYGKRTTLYQNHQFNIEKPAAFYRDEVNYIDNEVYNRSEKYWDDNRFENLNKDEKGIYKMLDTLQTVKKFRQLYNLVSILGSGYVQFGHFDYGPIFSTFGYNEVEGIRIRTGGRTYFGPNDTWRLQGYTAYGFDDNKFKYGLSGKWMVDKKNRIIISGGNRRDVEQIGASLTTTNDVLGRSFASSSLVSTGNNGKLTNINLSNLSVEMEPVKNLMFQMGFSYRTLESASDTFKLDYYTDASQTTTRSDVKQSEVNLQLELTPNRKMIGYGVERSTVDSPFSRFYVNYSHGFKGLFDSDFKYDKLQLYYRQPIIIGPLGRTNLTLELGKTFGTIPLGLMSVIPGNQSYSTIENTFNNLNFYEFVADQYSTLQWEHNFGGRVFSRIPFMRKLNWREIIGAKAVYGTISDASRAINASGLVYAAPEDVYWEYSAGIGNIFKVFRIDFTWRGNYLNTPDTQKFSVKGSFGFYF from the coding sequence ATGAATAAGAAGTACCTATTTCTAGCTCTGTTTTTTGTATTGTCTGTTTTCTCAACACTTTTTGCCCAAACAAAAGTGAGCGGTATAGTGGTAGATAAATCCAATCAACCCGTTCCTTTTGCAAATGTTGTTTTTAAAGGTTCGAATATGGGAGTTATGTCTAATGAAGACGGACGTTTTTATATCGAATCGCCTGCTACTTATACTGTTTTGATAGTGACTTCTGTAGGGTTTTCAGATACGGAAATTACTTTGGACAAAGCCGTAAATTATAATTTTAAGGTATTACTAAAAGATGTCGAGGAATTAAAAGAGGTGGTTATTTACTCTGGAAAAACTTCTAAAAAGAACAATCCGGCATTAGATATTCTTAGGAAAATTTGGGAAAGAAAGCGAAAAAATGGTTTGTACCAATTTGATCAGTACCAAATGGAGAAGTACGAAAAAGTAGAGTTTGATATGAATACTATTGATAGTGCTTTTATGAAAAACAAAATCTTCAAAGGAATGGAATTTGTTTTTAATCATATTGATACTTCGAGAGTTACCGGGAAAACGTATCTGCCTATTTTTATCAATGAATCGTTAATGGATGTTTATGGGAATAATAAAATAAATAAGGTAAAAGAAAAATTAAAGGCTAATAAAAATTCTGGATTTAGTGATAATCAGCAAATTTTATCTTTTATTAAGGATTTGTATTCGAATTACGATATTTACAACAACCACCTTACTTTTTTTGACAAAAGTTTCACCAGTCCATTGTCTAAAACGGGTATAGATGTCTATAGTTATGTTCTTAGAGACAGTGCTTTTATTGATAAAAAATGGTGTTACAACATTTTGTTTTATCCAAGACGTAAAAATGAGCTGACTTTTAAAGGCGATTTTTGGGTGAACGATACCACTTTTGCCATCAAAAAAATCAATATGGCAGTGACTAAAAGTGCCAATATTAACTGGGTAAAAGATATTTATATCGAACAGGAATTTGAAGTGCAAAACGATTCGGTCTTTTTGTTGACCCGCGATCACATGATGTCAGATTTTGCTTTGAATAAAAAAGATGAGTCTAAAGGGGTGTATGGAAAACGTACTACCTTGTATCAAAATCATCAATTCAATATCGAAAAACCGGCTGCTTTTTATAGAGATGAGGTTAATTATATTGATAATGAGGTTTATAATCGATCGGAGAAGTATTGGGATGACAATCGTTTTGAAAACTTAAATAAAGACGAGAAAGGAATTTATAAAATGCTGGATACCTTGCAAACAGTCAAGAAATTCAGGCAATTGTATAATTTGGTCTCTATTTTAGGTAGTGGATATGTACAGTTTGGGCATTTTGATTACGGGCCTATTTTTTCCACTTTTGGTTACAATGAAGTAGAAGGAATCCGAATTAGAACAGGGGGAAGAACTTATTTTGGTCCTAATGACACCTGGCGTTTACAAGGATATACAGCCTATGGTTTTGATGATAATAAATTCAAATACGGTTTGTCAGGAAAATGGATGGTGGATAAGAAGAACCGAATTATCATTTCAGGTGGAAATAGACGGGATGTGGAGCAAATAGGTGCCAGTTTAACAACTACTAACGATGTTTTGGGCAGAAGTTTTGCTTCTTCTTCATTGGTTTCAACAGGAAATAATGGAAAGTTGACTAATATTAATTTGTCTAATTTGTCGGTTGAAATGGAGCCTGTAAAAAACTTAATGTTTCAAATGGGATTTTCGTACAGGACATTAGAATCGGCATCGGATACTTTTAAGTTGGATTATTATACTGATGCAAGCCAAACCACCACAAGAAGTGATGTTAAGCAATCAGAGGTTAATTTGCAGTTAGAGTTAACTCCTAACCGAAAAATGATAGGTTACGGAGTAGAAAGAAGTACTGTAGATAGTCCTTTTAGCCGTTTTTATGTTAATTATAGTCATGGTTTTAAAGGCCTGTTTGATAGTGATTTTAAGTATGATAAATTACAGTTGTATTATAGACAGCCTATTATTATTGGACCATTAGGACGTACTAATCTTACTTTGGAATTAGGAAAAACTTTTGGAACAATTCCGTTAGGATTGATGAGTGTAATTCCCGGAAACCAGTCATATTCTACTATCGAAAACACTTTTAATAACCTTAATTTTTACGAATTTGTTGCCGATCAATACAGTACGTTGCAATGGGAACATAATTTTGGAGGACGTGTGTTTTCAAGAATTCCATTTATGAGAAAGCTAAATTGGCGAGAAATAATTGGGGCAAAAGCAGTTTACGGAACAATTTCAGATGCCAGCAGAGCCATTAATGCTTCGGGCTTAGTGTATGCCGCTCCCGAAGATGTGTATTGGGAATACAGTGCAGGAATAGGCAATATTTTTAAAGTATTTCGAATTGATTTTACCTGGAGAGGAAATTATTTGAATACACCTGATACGCAGAAGTTTTCTGTAAAAGGTTCGTTTGGATTTTATTTCTAA
- a CDS encoding electron transfer flavoprotein subunit beta/FixA family protein, translating into MKILVCISHVPDTTSKINFTNADTEFDTNGVQYVINPNDEFGLTRAIWFQEQQGATVTVVNVGGPETEPTLRKALAIGANEAIRINATPTDGFFVAKQLAEVIKSGAYDLVIAGKESLDYNGGMVPGMIAGILGYNFLNACIDIAVDGTNVKAVREIDGGKETVTTSLPLIIGGQKGIVEEKDLRIPNMRGIMTARTKTLNVVEPVDAAINTKAVKFEKPAPKSAIKMVSPDNLDELIDLLHNEAKVI; encoded by the coding sequence ATGAAAATACTAGTTTGCATCAGTCATGTTCCTGATACTACCTCAAAAATCAACTTTACAAACGCTGATACCGAATTTGATACTAACGGCGTACAATATGTAATCAATCCTAATGACGAATTTGGATTAACACGTGCTATTTGGTTTCAAGAACAACAAGGAGCTACCGTAACTGTAGTAAACGTGGGCGGTCCTGAAACCGAACCTACATTAAGAAAAGCATTAGCAATCGGAGCTAACGAAGCCATTCGTATCAATGCTACTCCTACTGACGGATTTTTTGTTGCCAAACAATTAGCTGAAGTTATCAAATCAGGAGCTTACGATTTAGTTATTGCCGGAAAAGAATCTCTTGATTATAATGGAGGAATGGTTCCCGGGATGATTGCCGGTATTTTAGGATACAATTTCTTAAACGCCTGTATTGACATAGCAGTTGATGGTACAAATGTAAAAGCGGTTCGCGAAATTGACGGAGGAAAAGAAACTGTTACCACTTCTTTACCTTTAATCATTGGCGGACAAAAAGGAATCGTTGAAGAAAAAGATTTGCGTATCCCCAACATGAGAGGAATCATGACTGCCAGAACAAAAACATTAAATGTTGTTGAACCGGTTGACGCTGCCATAAACACCAAAGCGGTAAAATTTGAAAAACCGGCTCCAAAATCGGCAATAAAAATGGTTTCCCCAGATAATTTAGACGAGTTAATCGACTTATTACACAACGAAGCGAAAGTGATTTAA